Sequence from the Nymphaea colorata isolate Beijing-Zhang1983 chromosome 9, ASM883128v2, whole genome shotgun sequence genome:
TTTTATTTCCCTTCTCTTTGAGTTGAAACTCGAAACTGATGATCTCTGAATGATTAATTTGTACATTACTGATGATATTGCATTACTATGTTGGAGTATAGGCATGTCTCTATCaatgtttccttttcttgttttacatTCCTTATCCACCTAGAGTGTGTCTGTGATCAGTTCAGGAAAAAATTCCCTTTCATTAGCTGCATCACCTTGACATTTGTATTAATATTTTTCTAGGAGGAGATCCACTGAAGAAATTTAATCAATGTCCTGATTCAATAATTCTCAGATTCTGATGCCTCCAGTGCTTCTTTGGTTGATAGGAAACATGATATTCGTGTCCATCTGATGTGCAGGGTCTACAGAGATCTAGAACATGGAGACTTATGCTTGGTCTCTGCTGGTTTCTGCTTCATCTACTGGTTAAGCTGCATCATCTGGCATTCGAATATCTCGCAAGTTACAATGCTGTCTTATCCTGATTGGGTATATGTTTAACTGGGTCCGACTAGGACTAAATAAACTTCAATGTGTAGCTATTGTGGTGGACAGTGAAGAAGCTTTTCAGATCTCAAAAATATTTAGTCTTGTTCGCTGGTTATCAAAATTTGGTGTGAAGCATATTTCTCTTTATGATATGGATGGTAAGGTTTCAAGCTTCAAGTTTCTCTTTTCTGAGGATCTGTTCTCAATTTGTTGTTTATGAGTTGATAATTCAAACCACGATGGAGTAACATTTGGTTACTAGGGCTTCGATTGATATATTTTCAAGTTTGAAGGTTTTGAAATTAAATCTTTGACTTAATTTCTATACCTAAACAATGTTTGTCAAACATTCTGTTCCTTTGCTGAAGGTCAATACTTTATGAGAGCTTAGTTTTCCTCCATCAGGTAGCTTGTAGTTTCTTAGGTCAAATGGCTGAGGATGACTGCCAAACATCATAATTTTGTGTAGACTGATCAATGATCACTTCTATTATGCACTGTGTTCTGCAGGAGTTTTAAAAGAGTCAAAGAAATTTCTCGTCAAAAATTGGGCTGATCTGAGTCCACGAGAGTGGAAGGTGACTCTGTGTACTTGTATCTAATCTCTTCCTTTCTCCATTTAATgatttatctttttcaaaatatagttACCCACTTAACTTTGAATTGCAATTTTTCCTTCCCACTGCTCTGGAATCTACGTAAACCTTTCTTCTTGTCCAGGAAGCTGATAAGAAAGTTGGATCTCGTCATCAGAAGTCTGTGGACCTGGAATGGTTGTCCTTTTCTGATGGGAAGGAAGCAGTTGTTAGGGCCGCCATGTATATCTGCTCCAACTACTCAAAACCTGTCACTGCTGATGCACCACAAACCAAACAAACGCTTACAAAGGCTGATCTGGACAAAGCACTGAGAGCAGTTGGTTAGCTTCGTATCTCTCTTTCCCCGTTTGTATTTTTTTTCGAATTCCAATTCCTCTCTCTGTGGTCTTACTCTGTGAATATCATACTATGTTTTGGGCCAGTTGGCTTTGACGCCTCAGTCCTTTGCATAGAACATGTGGCTTTGCATACTTATCTGTGTTTTCTTGTCCTCCAGGTTCTTGCGGACCAGAACCTGATCTCCTCTTCATATTTGGGCCTGCGAGATGCCATTTAGGTTTTCTAGCATGGAGATTGAGATACACAGAAATCATG
This genomic interval carries:
- the LOC116260010 gene encoding uncharacterized protein LOC116260010 codes for the protein MDRNRDLQDIVAMQLTSPFSGLQRSRTWRLMLGLCWFLLHLLVKLHHLAFEYLATIVVDSEEAFQISKIFSLVRWLSKFGVKHISLYDMDGVLKESKKFLVKNWADLSPREWKEADKKVGSRHQKSVDLEWLSFSDGKEAVVRAAMYICSNYSKPVTADAPQTKQTLTKADLDKALRAVGSCGPEPDLLFIFGPARCHLGFLAWRLRYTEIIDIWGS